TATGTGGATGGTGAAGATAGTACTTGATTGTTCATAAGATCTCCTTTATTAATCAAGCAAAGTACCATATCAATAGTACTTCGCTTGACATGCTTAAAATTATGGGGCTGGTGTATCTGTTCCTGTCGCTCCACTTTCCCAAAGAATTTCTCTAGTCAAATCTGCAACTTCTTTTTCATTATAATATTTTATTTCTTTATTTTTTCTTGAGCCAGCGGTTAACATATTTGCTGGTACAGTAATTAGAATTTTACCTGTTGTAGTGGCATCAAACGTTACATTCGCTGGCGTTGCCAGGAATCCAGCTTGGGAGATATAATTTTTTGTTACAAGATCTGCGGCAGTTACCGCAGCTGCTCCTCCACCTATAGCCGCATCTCCAGTTTCTGACATTTGATATAAATTAGCAGCACTTACTAGTGACTGCACATTTGAAATTCCAGCGTCCTCTCTATTTTTCTGGATAACGCTAGAAATCGCTACCGCGCCAATCCCCGCAATAATCGCCATGATTACCACAACTGCAAGTAACTCTACTAACGAAAGTCCTCGCTCATCCTTCATTACATTTTTAAACATTTTTAGTGCTCCTTTCTTTGTACATTCTATATGTACGGTTGTTTTTTATATGATCAACATAGATCACCGGTGTTATCTATGTGTAATCCTTTGATTAGCCTTGAACGGCGTCATACATCGAGAACATCGGCAGCATGATGGCTGCAACGATCAATCCAACGATCACACAAATAATAATGATCGTGATCGGCTCCATGATCAGCTTGATTCGTTCCCCTAGCATTTCTACTTCTTCTTCAAACATATTGCTTAGCTTTTTCAGCATGCTTTCTAAAGAACCTGTTGATTCTCCGACAATTGTCATTTGTGTAACTAATGGCGGAATGATTTTATCTTGGCTGAATACACCACTCATCGAGCCGCCTCGTTCAACTTCTGCCTGACATCTGAAAATCAACTGTTTGATATATAAATTATCCACCGCATCCGCTGACATTTCTAATGCTTTAGAGATAGAAACGGAGCTTTCTAATAGGGTCGATAATGTACTGAGCATCACATTCAAATTACTTTTTTGAACAAGCTCACCAAAAATCGGCATGCGTAAAAGAAAACTATGCCATTTGAACTTTATTTCATTATTTCTCATCGCCAGCTTAAAACCGACAAAACCTGATACGATCATGACTAGTAACAGCCAGCCTTTACTTGTTAAAAACTTACTTAAACCAATCGTTACTTTGGTAATTGCCGGTAGCTCTGCATCCAAGCTTTCAAAAACAGTCACAAACATCGGCACGATACTTACGATCAGGAAAATCCCCACACATAAGGAAAGGACCAGCATAATGATTGGATAGATCATCGCTGTGATCACTCCGCCTCTTGCTTTTGCTTTCTTCTCATAATAAGTACTCATCCGAACGAGTGTTGCATCTAACGTTCCCGACATTTCAGCTGCTCGTACAATGCTGATCAGCATAGAAGGAAAGGCATTTGGATGCTTGCTATAACAATTAGAAAGAGAATCTCCGCCACGAATATCTTCACAAATCTGCAGCAAAATCTTTTTCAAGGTTTTATTTTGTTCTTGCTCTGCTAACATTTCACAAGCAGCAGTGATCGAAATGCCACAATCGATCAGCGTCGCAAATTTTTGCAAATATTCCGCCAGCAACTTTACGCTGACTCGATTAAATAGCTCAATTTCTTTTGTCGCAAAGGTTTCTTCCTGCTCCACTAAAATCGTAGAACGCAGACCTTTTTTCTTTAAAGCTTGACTCGCTTCATAAGAGCTTTCTGCTCTTAAGCGACCTTTTTTGATACCGCCATACATTGTTTGTGCTTCGTAGGAAAAAATCGCCATTGCTTATTCCTCCTCGCCTAGTAACGCTTCAGCAGCATCAACATCGACTTTGCCGGCAGACACCAGGCGGTTGATACAACTTTCCATCGTATACATACCGTCACTTTTACCGATTTGCAGCATATTGCCGATTTGATGAGTTTTATTTCCACGGATCAAATTAGCGATCGATTTATTGTTTACCAGCATTTCTGTTGCCGCTACTCGACCATCGTTAGCTCGTGTCGGCAACAGTCGTTGTGCTAAGATTCCAACTAAGGCTCCGGCTAACTGTGTCCGAATTTGTGACTGCTGTTCAGGCGAAAATACATCAACGATCCGTTCAATGGTTGCTGCGGCACTGGTCGTATGAAGAGTACCTAAAACCAAGTGACCCGTTTCAGCAGCTGTCAGTGCGATCGAGATCGTATCAAAATCACGCAACTCACCAACGAGAATAATGTCTGGATCTTGCCGTAAGGAGGCTCTCAATCCGTTTGAAAATGACTCTGTGTCTACACCGACTTCACGTTGATCGATGACACTCATATTGTGATTGTGTACATACTCGATCGGATCTTCTAACGTGATGATGTGGGTCTTCTTCGTTCGATTCAGATAGTCGATCATTGAAGCAAGAGTTGTTGATTTTCCCGAACCAGTCGGACCTGTTACTAAGAATAGCCCTTGCTTTTTTTGGATCATACTTT
This sequence is a window from Enterococcus wangshanyuanii. Protein-coding genes within it:
- a CDS encoding type II secretion system F family protein, which encodes MAIFSYEAQTMYGGIKKGRLRAESSYEASQALKKKGLRSTILVEQEETFATKEIELFNRVSVKLLAEYLQKFATLIDCGISITAACEMLAEQEQNKTLKKILLQICEDIRGGDSLSNCYSKHPNAFPSMLISIVRAAEMSGTLDATLVRMSTYYEKKAKARGGVITAMIYPIIMLVLSLCVGIFLIVSIVPMFVTVFESLDAELPAITKVTIGLSKFLTSKGWLLLVMIVSGFVGFKLAMRNNEIKFKWHSFLLRMPIFGELVQKSNLNVMLSTLSTLLESSVSISKALEMSADAVDNLYIKQLIFRCQAEVERGGSMSGVFSQDKIIPPLVTQMTIVGESTGSLESMLKKLSNMFEEEVEMLGERIKLIMEPITIIIICVIVGLIVAAIMLPMFSMYDAVQG
- a CDS encoding prepilin-type N-terminal cleavage/methylation domain-containing protein, which translates into the protein MFKNVMKDERGLSLVELLAVVVIMAIIAGIGAVAISSVIQKNREDAGISNVQSLVSAANLYQMSETGDAAIGGGAAAVTAADLVTKNYISQAGFLATPANVTFDATTTGKILITVPANMLTAGSRKNKEIKYYNEKEVADLTREILWESGATGTDTPAP
- a CDS encoding type IV pilus twitching motility protein PilT encodes the protein MSQEVEIELPLHSAMKKEKGGRGINPKLRPFKEQFDELLRESVRQKVSDVHLTVGLPPIFRLNGELNEVASEEVLTNKTISMYGRVMCNSDQWAEFKENGEVDLAYEVKNASRFRVNIFKQKGNVSIALRIIATKIPELSSLGVPSVLKSMIQKKQGLFLVTGPTGSGKSTTLASMIDYLNRTKKTHIITLEDPIEYVHNHNMSVIDQREVGVDTESFSNGLRASLRQDPDIILVGELRDFDTISIALTAAETGHLVLGTLHTTSAAATIERIVDVFSPEQQSQIRTQLAGALVGILAQRLLPTRANDGRVAATEMLVNNKSIANLIRGNKTHQIGNMLQIGKSDGMYTMESCINRLVSAGKVDVDAAEALLGEEE